Proteins encoded within one genomic window of Sphingomonas cannabina:
- a CDS encoding FMN-binding negative transcriptional regulator translates to MDIFTDFDAADVRTLIEGYPLAWVAAPDSDIATASLLPLIGEFGEDGRLRALIGHLARRNPLHARLAETGRAIILFNGPSGYVSPEHAGRRDWAPTWNYAQLRITADVRIDTDLTDLSLDVLVEAMERGRATPWSRDEIAGRYSAMAGAIIGFRAEVTALEGRFKLGQDEKVETLRAILASHPDPDLVRWMRRFNPGRC, encoded by the coding sequence ATGGACATCTTCACCGACTTCGACGCCGCCGACGTGCGCACGCTGATCGAGGGCTATCCGCTCGCCTGGGTGGCGGCGCCGGACAGCGATATCGCCACCGCGAGCCTGCTGCCGCTGATCGGCGAGTTCGGCGAGGACGGCCGCCTCCGCGCGCTGATCGGGCATCTGGCGCGGCGCAATCCGCTGCACGCAAGGCTTGCCGAGACGGGCCGCGCGATCATTCTGTTCAATGGGCCCAGCGGCTATGTCTCCCCCGAGCACGCGGGGCGGCGCGACTGGGCACCGACCTGGAACTACGCCCAGCTCAGGATCACCGCCGATGTCCGCATCGATACGGACCTGACCGACCTCTCGCTCGACGTGCTGGTCGAAGCGATGGAGCGCGGACGGGCGACTCCGTGGAGCCGCGACGAGATCGCCGGCCGCTACTCGGCCATGGCCGGGGCGATCATCGGCTTTCGCGCCGAGGTCACGGCGCTGGAGGGACGCTTCAAGCTCGGCCAGGACGAGAAGGTCGAGACGCTGCGCGCGATCCTCGCCAGCCATCCCGATCCCGATCTCGTCCGCTGGATGCGGCGGTTCAATCCGGGGCGGTGCTGA
- a CDS encoding TonB-dependent receptor translates to MKMTRMVMTASAAALAMGMLLPAAASAQEAEAQGEDIIVTATKREESLRDVALAISAVTGDQLAQQGAQGLSDYIARMPGVVFNDYQPSVSEVIIRGVASTTYHEQGQTTTGYYLNEIPLSEPGWPTLIPDVDTFDLDRVEVLRGPQGTLFGSSSLGGLVNYVVHTPDPTKFDAAAQALIGATDNSSGDMNHAVKGMINIPLIQDKLAVRLVGLDRYDSGYIDNTRTGAEGINDLRTRGLRGSVVFTPAEGTRISYLSMFQETRLEDQTTLRLGGYTTDSYQAQPQRTRLFVNSLRVDQDLGDAAKLTVLGALSDKKNRTVFDETPTGYLQGVPVLSTYVGDNHAKIRSIEARVASQGERRFNWLVGVFYQYSKKSVVEDVHQAGAAAFIDANPADFGGYPGSLLAPGDVFNQYITGQSNKDLGIFGEVSFKPVPQLELTVGGRYYDVKADAQVTIPPYASFRGEFTPTGISFGSKQAENGFTPKVTVAYRPNKDFMAYATYSQGYRVGGANPNAGRIGGIGVGELPVSYDSDTVDNYEIGARATLAGGRLLLDATLFRIDWKDIQVRLFSPAPYFYSYVTNAGGARIDGVEFSGSWQVAPIFRVATSVTYQDSEVTEPFAGFAEGLTLPGSSKWSVNSTATLELKDVPGKPRFEIAHRYLSSAPVAFGSPATRGDFNLFDLRGSVEVDEHVSLSAFVSNLFNEYGVLNAPFSDFDPRPQGSVVRPRTIGLRFDWRL, encoded by the coding sequence ATGAAGATGACACGGATGGTGATGACCGCGAGCGCCGCCGCGCTCGCGATGGGGATGCTGCTGCCTGCCGCCGCGTCGGCGCAGGAAGCCGAGGCGCAGGGCGAGGACATCATCGTCACCGCCACCAAGCGCGAGGAATCGCTCCGCGACGTGGCGCTGGCGATCAGCGCGGTCACCGGCGACCAGCTTGCGCAACAGGGCGCGCAGGGCCTGTCCGACTATATCGCGCGGATGCCCGGCGTGGTGTTCAACGACTATCAGCCGAGCGTGTCGGAGGTGATCATCCGCGGCGTCGCCTCGACCACCTACCACGAGCAGGGCCAGACCACGACGGGCTATTACCTCAACGAGATCCCGCTGTCGGAGCCCGGCTGGCCGACGCTGATCCCCGACGTCGACACCTTCGACCTCGACCGCGTCGAGGTGCTGCGCGGGCCGCAGGGCACGCTGTTCGGCTCCTCGTCGCTCGGCGGCCTCGTCAACTATGTCGTCCACACCCCCGATCCGACGAAGTTCGACGCCGCCGCCCAGGCGCTGATTGGCGCGACCGACAACAGCTCCGGCGACATGAACCATGCCGTCAAGGGCATGATCAACATCCCCCTCATCCAGGACAAGCTCGCCGTAAGGCTGGTCGGTCTCGATCGCTATGACTCGGGCTACATCGACAACACCCGCACCGGTGCCGAGGGGATCAACGACCTCCGCACCCGCGGCCTGCGTGGATCGGTGGTGTTCACCCCCGCCGAGGGCACGCGCATCTCCTACCTCTCGATGTTCCAGGAGACGCGGCTCGAGGACCAGACCACGCTGCGCCTCGGCGGCTATACCACCGACAGCTACCAGGCGCAGCCGCAGAGGACGCGGCTGTTCGTCAACAGCCTGCGCGTCGACCAGGATCTCGGCGACGCCGCGAAGCTGACCGTGCTCGGCGCGCTCAGCGACAAGAAGAACCGCACCGTGTTCGACGAGACGCCCACCGGCTATCTCCAGGGGGTGCCGGTGCTCAGCACCTACGTCGGCGACAACCACGCCAAGATCCGCAGCATCGAGGCGCGCGTCGCCTCGCAAGGCGAGCGTCGGTTCAACTGGCTGGTCGGCGTCTTCTATCAGTACAGCAAGAAATCGGTGGTGGAGGACGTCCACCAGGCCGGCGCCGCGGCGTTCATCGATGCCAACCCGGCGGACTTCGGCGGCTATCCGGGCAGCCTGCTGGCGCCCGGCGACGTCTTCAACCAGTATATTACCGGACAGTCGAACAAGGACCTCGGCATCTTCGGCGAGGTCTCGTTCAAGCCGGTGCCCCAGCTCGAGCTCACCGTCGGCGGCCGCTACTATGACGTGAAGGCCGACGCGCAGGTGACGATCCCGCCCTACGCCAGTTTCCGGGGCGAGTTCACGCCGACCGGCATCTCCTTCGGGTCGAAACAGGCGGAGAACGGCTTCACGCCGAAGGTGACCGTCGCCTATCGCCCCAACAAGGATTTCATGGCCTATGCGACCTATTCGCAGGGCTATCGCGTCGGCGGCGCCAATCCCAACGCCGGGCGGATCGGCGGCATCGGCGTCGGCGAGCTGCCGGTCTCCTACGACAGCGATACCGTCGACAATTACGAGATCGGCGCACGCGCGACGCTCGCCGGCGGTCGGCTGCTGCTCGACGCGACCTTGTTCCGCATCGATTGGAAGGACATCCAGGTCCGCCTGTTCTCGCCCGCGCCCTATTTCTACTCCTACGTCACCAACGCGGGCGGCGCGCGGATCGACGGCGTCGAGTTCAGCGGATCGTGGCAGGTCGCGCCGATCTTCCGCGTGGCCACCTCGGTGACCTATCAGGATTCGGAGGTCACCGAGCCGTTCGCAGGCTTCGCCGAGGGCCTCACCCTGCCGGGCTCGTCGAAATGGTCGGTGAACTCGACCGCGACGCTCGAGCTCAAGGACGTGCCGGGCAAGCCGCGGTTCGAGATCGCGCATCGCTACCTGTCATCGGCGCCGGTCGCGTTCGGCTCGCCGGCGACGCGCGGCGACTTCAACCTGTTCGACCTGCGCGGCTCGGTCGAGGTCGACGAGCATGTGTCGCTGTCGGCGTTCGTCAGCAACCTGTTCAACGAATATGGCGTGCTGAACGCGCCCTTCTCCGACTTCGACCCGCGTCCGCAGGGATCGGTGGTGCGTCCGCGCACCATCGGCCTCCGCTTCGACTGGCGTCTTTGA
- a CDS encoding aminotransferase class I/II-fold pyridoxal phosphate-dependent enzyme — protein sequence MVAEIEPFHAMAMSRRAHQLAAEGRSIVHMEYGEPSAGAPARAIAVAHERLDNDALGYWESTRLKERIALHYREDHGVAVEPEQILLTAGASPALVLALLSLFRPGARVAFARPGYVAYRNTLKALYLEPLELGCGPAERFQLTAAAIERIDPAPDGLVIASPANPTGTIIDPAELSAIVDVCRRRGIRIVSDEIYQELSFVGSLRSVLAEAPDALIVNSFSKYYGMPGWRLGWLVVPPELIPIARARMSNLFLAPSTLAQHAALAAFDCREELDARVAGYRRNRDLLLEALADIGLDRLAPADGAFYVYADVGRWTGDSLAFCTRLLDETGVATAPGIDFDPVEGHRFMRFSFALSTEQVQEAIARLAPWFRTQPMRGAVSPAGALI from the coding sequence ATGGTCGCCGAGATCGAACCCTTTCATGCCATGGCGATGAGCCGGCGAGCCCATCAGCTCGCGGCCGAAGGGCGGTCGATCGTCCACATGGAATATGGCGAGCCCTCCGCCGGTGCCCCCGCCCGCGCGATCGCGGTCGCGCACGAGCGGCTCGACAACGACGCGCTCGGTTATTGGGAAAGTACGCGCCTCAAGGAGCGGATCGCGCTTCATTATCGCGAGGATCACGGCGTCGCGGTCGAGCCCGAGCAGATCCTGCTCACCGCCGGCGCCTCGCCCGCGCTGGTGCTCGCGCTGCTCAGCCTGTTCCGGCCCGGCGCGCGGGTGGCGTTCGCGCGGCCGGGCTATGTCGCCTATCGCAACACGCTGAAGGCGCTCTACCTCGAGCCGCTGGAGCTGGGCTGCGGCCCGGCCGAGCGCTTCCAGCTCACCGCCGCCGCGATCGAGCGGATCGATCCCGCGCCCGATGGGCTGGTCATCGCGAGTCCGGCCAATCCGACCGGGACGATCATCGACCCCGCCGAGCTCTCCGCGATCGTCGACGTCTGCCGCCGCCGCGGCATCCGCATCGTCTCCGACGAGATCTACCAGGAGCTGAGCTTCGTCGGATCGCTCAGGTCGGTGCTGGCCGAGGCGCCGGATGCGCTGATCGTCAACAGCTTCTCGAAATATTACGGGATGCCGGGCTGGCGGCTCGGCTGGCTGGTCGTCCCGCCCGAGCTGATTCCCATCGCCCGCGCGCGGATGAGCAACCTGTTCCTCGCCCCCTCCACCCTCGCCCAGCATGCCGCGCTGGCGGCGTTCGACTGCCGCGAGGAGCTGGACGCGCGCGTCGCTGGCTATCGGCGCAACCGCGACCTGCTGCTGGAGGCGCTCGCCGACATCGGCCTCGACCGGCTCGCGCCGGCGGACGGGGCCTTCTACGTCTATGCCGACGTCGGCCGCTGGACCGGCGACAGCCTCGCCTTCTGCACCCGTTTGCTCGACGAGACCGGCGTCGCGACCGCGCCCGGCATCGATTTCGATCCGGTCGAGGGTCATCGCTTCATGCGCTTCAGCTTCGCGCTTTCGACCGAGCAGGTGCAGGAGGCGATCGCCCGCCTCGCCCCCTGGTTCCGCACCCAGCCGATGCGTGGGGCGGTTTCTCCCGCCGGCGCGCTTATATAG
- a CDS encoding L-serine ammonia-lyase has protein sequence MSVSLFELFKIGVGPSSSHTMGPMTAACRFIALLHERGVLERVQRVTVALYGSLALTGFGHATDTATIVGLHGIDPESADPDAVPGLIEQVRSSGQLMLGGTHAIAFDERQDILWLGREQLPFHPNGMHFDARDADGTSLLARTYYSIGGGFVLDEEQARANQPEEDRVDLPYPFRTAAELLDMADAQGLTIAEIALANEDAHRPREETLAGIDRIAAAMDGCIDRGLAQRGELPGGLKVGRRAPQLRASLLDRAERLAADPLATLDWINLWAIAVNEENAAGGKVVTSPTNGAAGIIPAVLRYYDRFHHGTAEGRRTFLLTAAAIGALYKRNASISAAEVGCQGEVGVACSMAAAGLCAVLGGSNAQVENAAEIGMEHNLGLTCDPIGGLVQIPCIERNAMGAVKAIDAARLALTGDGHHHVTLDQVIDTMRRTGADMKESYKETSLGGLAVYVPNC, from the coding sequence ATGTCCGTAAGCCTGTTCGAGCTGTTCAAGATCGGCGTCGGCCCGTCGAGCTCCCACACCATGGGGCCGATGACCGCCGCCTGCCGCTTCATCGCCCTGCTGCACGAGCGCGGCGTGCTGGAGCGGGTGCAGCGGGTCACCGTCGCGCTCTACGGCTCACTGGCGCTGACCGGCTTCGGCCACGCCACCGACACCGCGACGATCGTCGGGCTGCACGGCATAGATCCGGAGAGCGCCGATCCCGATGCGGTGCCAGGGCTGATCGAGCAGGTCCGCAGCTCCGGGCAGCTGATGCTCGGCGGCACCCATGCCATCGCCTTCGACGAGCGCCAGGACATCCTCTGGCTCGGCCGCGAGCAGCTTCCCTTCCACCCCAACGGGATGCACTTCGATGCGCGCGACGCGGACGGGACGTCGCTGCTCGCGCGCACCTATTATTCGATCGGCGGCGGCTTCGTGCTCGACGAGGAACAGGCCCGCGCCAACCAGCCGGAGGAGGACCGGGTCGACCTCCCCTACCCCTTCCGCACCGCCGCCGAACTGCTCGACATGGCGGACGCGCAGGGGCTGACGATCGCCGAGATCGCGCTCGCCAACGAGGATGCGCACCGCCCGCGCGAGGAGACGCTTGCCGGCATCGACCGCATCGCCGCCGCGATGGACGGCTGCATCGACCGCGGGCTCGCCCAGCGCGGCGAACTGCCCGGCGGGCTCAAGGTCGGGCGGCGCGCGCCGCAGCTGCGCGCCTCGCTGCTGGATCGTGCGGAACGGCTGGCGGCCGATCCGCTGGCGACGCTTGACTGGATCAACCTGTGGGCGATCGCGGTCAACGAGGAGAATGCGGCGGGCGGCAAGGTCGTCACCTCGCCCACCAACGGCGCGGCCGGGATCATCCCGGCGGTGCTGCGCTATTACGATCGCTTCCACCACGGCACCGCGGAGGGGCGCCGCACCTTCCTGCTCACCGCCGCGGCGATCGGCGCGCTCTACAAGCGCAACGCCAGCATCTCCGCGGCCGAGGTCGGTTGCCAGGGCGAGGTCGGCGTCGCCTGCTCGATGGCGGCGGCGGGCCTCTGCGCCGTGCTCGGCGGCAGCAACGCCCAGGTCGAGAACGCCGCCGAGATCGGCATGGAGCACAACCTCGGCCTCACCTGCGATCCGATCGGCGGGCTCGTGCAGATCCCCTGCATCGAGCGCAACGCAATGGGCGCAGTCAAGGCGATCGACGCCGCCCGCCTCGCGCTGACCGGCGACGGCCATCACCATGTCACGCTGGACCAGGTGATCGACACCATGCGGCGCACCGGCGCCGACATGAAGGAAAGCTACAAGGAAACCTCGCTCGGCGGCCTCGCCGTGTACGTGCCCAACTGCTGA
- a CDS encoding amidohydrolase family protein, which translates to MIARLLLGAACLLPFAASAQTPLTLKPERELSFTAREATWMALDLSPDGRTILFDLLGNIYALDVAGGTARPVLTGVAFETQPVFSPDGRSIAFLSDRSGATNLWVANADGSDPRKLSNETGAAIYSSPAWSPDGRFVYVSRTVHATLAFELFMFDAAGGAGIQVTKAQPGGQEPFDDRVNVLGAIASLDGKYLYYASKTGSLWTEHPLPHWSIVRRDLRTGVEDRIISPPGAAMRPALSHDGRKLVYASRLGAQTGLRIRDLVSGSDDWLTFPIDHDGEEGGYYNDLIPRVVFTPDDRAILTAIGGKITRIDLADGKRTPIPFQAPVKLALGAQTRVQTKDEEGPVRVRVIQAPRLSPDGRRVAYTALGTLYTQALAPGAPPVAVPGVEGMAYQPSWSPDGRTLVYVTWNASDGGHVWSVPANGGRPRRLTQTPAFYTEPAVSPDGRTVAVLRASQFERLNTASELSPARPTDIIRLALGGGEPAVVASAAGARALQFDATGKRLHFLTREGLSSVSLDGNDLRRDLVIQTPNSNRYFTGTLIPPETVRLSPKGDRALVKAASQLYLVNVPPATDKAPPTVRIDQPSVGVTRLTHVGADYVDWSPDGGSILWSTGATLSRVPVAGIAADAEARAEHFPAEIERPRDVPQGTIVLRGGTAITMRGDEVIRGADVVVSANRIVAVGPTGQVAVPPGAEVRDVSGKFLLPGFVDTHAHWFEVRREVLDPDHWDFLANLAYGVTSGLDVQPFTIDVFGYQDMIDAGMMVGPRAFSTGPGVFLNSEVNSKADALAILTRYRDAYRTRNIKSYLIGNRAQRQYMVEASKELGMMPTTEGASDFNLNLTHALDGFSGNEHMLPLSPLRDDVVRLYAQSRIAYTPTFNVMYGGAPSLPSFIIANDPSRDAKLRRFMPAGVVEAKMRGRVWTAPDDLSYPSFAADVLRIQRAGGLIGIGSHGELQGLGYHYELQAYAAGGATPMEVLHAATIGSAEVIGRLPDIGSLEPGKYADLLILDTDPTADIRNTLSIGQVMKNGRLYDAGTLDEVWPRRQALPRQWFQTGAPRP; encoded by the coding sequence ATGATCGCACGTCTCCTCCTCGGCGCCGCCTGCCTGCTCCCCTTCGCCGCTTCCGCCCAGACCCCGCTTACCCTCAAGCCCGAGCGCGAGCTGTCGTTCACCGCCCGTGAAGCGACCTGGATGGCGCTCGACCTATCGCCCGACGGCCGCACCATATTGTTCGACCTGCTCGGCAACATCTATGCGCTCGACGTCGCCGGCGGCACCGCGCGGCCGGTGCTGACGGGCGTCGCGTTCGAGACGCAGCCGGTCTTCTCCCCCGACGGACGCAGCATCGCCTTCCTCTCGGACCGCTCGGGCGCGACCAACCTCTGGGTTGCCAATGCCGACGGCAGCGACCCGCGCAAGCTGTCGAACGAGACCGGCGCGGCGATCTATTCCTCGCCGGCCTGGTCGCCGGACGGGCGCTTCGTCTACGTCTCGCGCACGGTCCATGCGACGCTCGCGTTCGAACTGTTCATGTTCGACGCCGCAGGCGGCGCCGGCATCCAGGTGACCAAGGCCCAGCCCGGCGGGCAGGAGCCGTTCGACGACCGCGTCAACGTGCTCGGCGCCATCGCCTCCCTGGACGGGAAGTATCTCTATTACGCGAGCAAGACCGGCTCGCTGTGGACGGAGCATCCGCTGCCGCACTGGTCGATTGTCCGTCGCGACCTCCGGACTGGCGTCGAGGACCGCATCATCTCCCCGCCCGGTGCGGCGATGCGGCCGGCGCTGTCGCACGACGGGCGCAAGCTCGTCTATGCGAGCCGGCTCGGTGCGCAGACGGGCCTCCGCATCCGCGACCTCGTGAGCGGCAGCGATGACTGGCTGACCTTCCCGATCGATCACGACGGCGAGGAGGGCGGCTATTACAACGACCTTATTCCCCGCGTCGTCTTCACGCCCGACGACCGTGCTATCCTGACCGCGATCGGCGGCAAGATCACCCGCATCGACCTCGCCGACGGCAAGCGCACGCCGATCCCGTTCCAGGCGCCGGTCAAGCTCGCGCTCGGCGCCCAGACCCGCGTCCAGACTAAGGACGAGGAGGGCCCGGTCCGCGTCCGCGTCATTCAGGCGCCGCGCCTTTCCCCAGATGGGCGGCGGGTCGCCTACACCGCGCTCGGCACGCTCTACACACAGGCGCTCGCGCCCGGCGCGCCGCCGGTCGCGGTGCCTGGCGTCGAGGGCATGGCCTATCAGCCGAGCTGGTCGCCCGACGGCCGCACCCTCGTCTACGTCACCTGGAACGCCAGCGACGGCGGCCATGTGTGGTCGGTCCCGGCAAATGGCGGCCGCCCACGCCGGCTGACACAGACGCCGGCCTTCTACACCGAGCCGGCAGTCTCACCTGACGGCAGGACCGTCGCGGTACTGCGCGCCAGCCAGTTCGAGCGATTGAACACCGCCAGCGAGCTCTCCCCCGCCCGCCCGACCGACATCATCCGCTTGGCCCTGGGCGGTGGCGAGCCCGCGGTCGTCGCCAGCGCCGCCGGCGCCCGCGCGCTGCAGTTCGACGCTACGGGCAAGCGGCTCCATTTCCTCACTCGCGAGGGGCTGAGCTCGGTCAGTCTCGATGGCAACGACCTGCGCCGCGATCTCGTCATCCAGACGCCCAACAGCAATCGCTATTTCACGGGAACGCTGATCCCGCCGGAGACGGTGCGCCTCAGTCCCAAGGGCGACCGCGCGCTGGTGAAGGCCGCCTCGCAGCTCTACCTGGTCAACGTGCCCCCGGCGACCGACAAGGCGCCGCCGACCGTCCGCATCGACCAGCCGAGCGTCGGCGTCACCCGCCTGACGCACGTCGGTGCCGACTATGTCGACTGGTCGCCGGACGGCGGGTCGATCCTGTGGTCGACCGGCGCGACGCTGAGCCGCGTGCCGGTGGCCGGCATCGCCGCCGACGCCGAGGCCCGCGCCGAGCATTTCCCCGCCGAGATCGAGCGCCCGCGCGACGTGCCGCAAGGGACGATCGTGCTGCGCGGCGGCACCGCGATCACGATGCGCGGCGACGAGGTGATCCGCGGCGCCGACGTGGTGGTCTCCGCCAACCGCATCGTCGCGGTCGGGCCGACCGGCCAGGTGGCGGTGCCGCCCGGCGCCGAGGTCCGCGACGTCTCCGGCAAGTTCCTGCTCCCCGGCTTCGTCGACACCCATGCGCACTGGTTCGAGGTGCGCCGCGAGGTGCTCGACCCCGATCATTGGGATTTCCTCGCCAACCTCGCCTATGGCGTGACCTCGGGGCTCGACGTCCAGCCGTTCACGATCGACGTGTTCGGCTATCAGGACATGATCGACGCCGGCATGATGGTCGGCCCGCGCGCCTTCTCGACCGGCCCGGGCGTGTTCCTCAACAGCGAGGTCAACTCCAAGGCCGACGCGCTGGCGATCCTGACCCGCTACCGCGACGCCTATCGCACCCGCAACATCAAGTCCTACCTGATCGGCAACCGCGCGCAGCGGCAGTATATGGTCGAGGCGTCGAAGGAGCTCGGCATGATGCCGACCACCGAGGGCGCGAGCGACTTCAACCTCAACCTGACGCACGCGCTCGACGGCTTCTCCGGCAACGAGCACATGCTGCCGCTGAGCCCGCTGCGCGACGACGTGGTGCGTCTCTACGCCCAGAGCCGGATCGCCTACACGCCCACCTTTAACGTGATGTACGGCGGCGCGCCGTCGCTCCCGAGCTTCATCATCGCCAACGATCCCAGCCGCGACGCCAAGCTCCGCCGCTTCATGCCGGCCGGCGTGGTCGAGGCGAAGATGCGCGGCCGGGTGTGGACCGCGCCCGACGACCTCAGTTACCCAAGCTTCGCCGCAGACGTCCTGCGCATCCAGCGTGCCGGGGGGCTGATCGGCATCGGCAGCCACGGCGAGCTCCAGGGCCTCGGCTACCACTATGAGCTGCAGGCCTATGCCGCCGGCGGCGCGACGCCGATGGAGGTGCTGCACGCCGCCACGATCGGATCGGCCGAGGTGATCGGCCGCCTGCCCGACATCGGCAGCCTCGAGCCCGGCAAATATGCCGACCTGCTGATTCTCGACACTGATCCCACCGCCGACATCCGCAACACGCTGTCGATCGGGCAGGTGATGAAGAACGGCCGCCTCTACGACGCCGGCACCCTCGACGAGGTCTGGCCGCGCCGGCAAGCGCTCCCGCGCCAATGGTTCCAGACGGGGGCGCCGCGGCCATGA
- the pdxR gene encoding MocR-like pyridoxine biosynthesis transcription factor PdxR yields MLRRLPLTLGDRIDPAKNTPVYMQIIAAIVRDIERGRLTPGTYLPSSRELAEDLGVNRKTVVLAYEELIAQGWLTSAGTRGTLVSSTFPDPVSKVSRPVAVAGIDGQPLYRVLPAPARPLALPDGRGIKLDEGTPDGRLFPADVLANAYRSAVRDAARSNQLQYRDPLGAPALRESLAEMLRSQRGLAVTPAQICITRGSQNGIFLTAQALLRPGDHVIVEALTYEPAVAAFRALGARVTAVPLDAQGIDVEAVEAACRRQRIRALFLTPHHQFPTTVALRPERRLRLLELARQFGFAIIEDDYDHEFHFASQPLLPMAVYAPEHVVYVGSLSKLLLPALRIGYVVAPEAVTRTLAHAVSLTDGMGNTITENATAALVSSGELRRHARKARQVYATRRLAFAQKLRDGLGQRARFDLPDGGLAFWLRFPGRDMDAIEARAQAMGLRFAASRSYMASEDAPRGLRVGFASLNGAEADAAVAGLRVALDAGQA; encoded by the coding sequence ATGCTGCGCCGCCTGCCGCTGACCCTCGGGGACCGGATCGATCCGGCGAAGAACACGCCGGTCTATATGCAGATCATCGCGGCGATCGTGCGCGACATCGAGCGCGGCCGATTGACGCCCGGCACCTATCTTCCGAGCAGCCGCGAGCTGGCCGAGGACCTGGGGGTCAACCGCAAGACGGTGGTGCTCGCCTATGAGGAATTGATCGCGCAGGGCTGGCTGACCTCGGCCGGCACACGCGGCACTTTGGTATCGTCGACCTTTCCTGATCCCGTCAGCAAGGTTTCGCGGCCGGTCGCGGTCGCAGGTATAGACGGCCAGCCGCTCTATCGCGTGTTGCCGGCGCCCGCGCGCCCGCTGGCGCTGCCCGACGGAAGGGGAATCAAGCTCGACGAGGGCACGCCCGACGGACGGCTGTTTCCGGCCGACGTGCTTGCCAATGCCTATCGCTCCGCAGTCCGCGATGCCGCCCGGTCCAACCAGCTCCAGTATCGCGATCCGCTCGGCGCTCCGGCGCTGCGCGAGAGCCTCGCCGAGATGCTGCGCAGCCAGCGCGGGCTGGCGGTGACGCCGGCGCAGATCTGCATCACCCGCGGCAGCCAGAACGGCATCTTCCTGACCGCGCAGGCACTGCTGAGACCCGGCGATCATGTGATCGTCGAGGCGCTGACCTACGAGCCGGCGGTGGCCGCCTTCCGGGCGCTCGGCGCGCGGGTGACGGCGGTGCCGCTCGATGCGCAGGGGATCGACGTCGAGGCGGTCGAGGCGGCGTGCCGGCGGCAGCGCATCCGTGCGCTGTTCCTGACGCCGCATCACCAGTTTCCTACCACCGTCGCGCTGCGGCCCGAGCGGCGGCTGCGGCTGCTCGAGCTCGCGCGCCAGTTCGGCTTCGCGATCATCGAGGATGATTACGACCACGAATTCCATTTCGCCTCGCAGCCGCTGCTGCCGATGGCGGTCTATGCGCCCGAGCATGTCGTCTATGTCGGCTCGCTGTCGAAGCTGCTGCTGCCGGCGCTCCGCATCGGCTATGTCGTCGCGCCCGAGGCGGTAACGCGCACGCTCGCCCACGCCGTGTCGCTGACCGACGGCATGGGCAACACGATCACCGAGAATGCCACGGCGGCACTGGTCTCGAGCGGCGAGCTGCGGCGTCACGCGCGCAAGGCGCGGCAGGTCTATGCGACGCGCCGGCTCGCCTTCGCGCAGAAGCTGCGCGACGGGCTCGGCCAGCGCGCGCGGTTCGACCTGCCCGACGGCGGGCTCGCCTTCTGGCTACGCTTTCCAGGGCGCGACATGGACGCGATCGAGGCGCGGGCGCAGGCCATGGGGCTGCGCTTCGCCGCGTCGCGATCGTACATGGCGAGCGAGGATGCGCCGCGCGGGCTCAGGGTCGGCTTCGCCAGCCTCAACGGCGCCGAGGCGGATGCCGCGGTCGCCGGGCTGCGCGTTGCGCTGGATGCGGGGCAGGCATAA